Proteins encoded by one window of Armatimonadota bacterium:
- the leuB gene encoding 3-isopropylmalate dehydrogenase: MREFRVLLLGGDGIGPEVTAEAVRVLEAVARRWAVRFRFEEAPVGGVAIDSYGDPLPPLTRNKLREVDAVLLGAVGGPRWDQGEKRPEAGLLELRRLLGVYANLRPAVLFHGLEGCSPLRPEVVRGTDLLLVRELTGGLYFGEPKFRTEVRAVDTMAYSAEEVARVARVAFRAAARRRGVVHSVDKANVLETSRLWRETVSRVAREFPGVKLHHMLVDTCAMELVRRPTAFDVVLTENTFGDILSDEAAAVVGSIGLLPSASLGDRPPFLYEPVHGSAPDIAGKGMANPVGAILSAAMMLRYSFGMEEAAATVERATELALQEGVRPADLGGTASTEEVGRAIAARVVRNSE, from the coding sequence ATGCGTGAGTTTCGGGTTCTCCTGCTGGGCGGGGATGGAATCGGACCGGAGGTCACCGCGGAGGCGGTGCGGGTCCTGGAGGCGGTCGCCCGGCGGTGGGCGGTCCGCTTCCGGTTCGAGGAGGCACCCGTGGGAGGGGTTGCCATTGACAGCTACGGAGACCCGTTGCCCCCCCTAACCCGCAACAAGCTCCGGGAGGTGGATGCGGTGCTGCTGGGGGCTGTGGGGGGGCCCAGGTGGGACCAGGGGGAGAAGCGGCCGGAGGCGGGACTGCTTGAACTCCGCAGGCTCCTTGGCGTGTACGCGAACCTCCGCCCCGCGGTCCTGTTCCATGGCCTCGAAGGGTGCTCCCCGCTCCGGCCGGAGGTGGTGCGGGGCACGGACCTGTTGTTGGTCCGGGAGCTCACGGGGGGGTTGTACTTCGGGGAACCCAAGTTCCGAACGGAGGTCCGGGCGGTGGATACCATGGCCTACTCCGCGGAGGAGGTAGCCCGGGTGGCGCGGGTAGCCTTCCGGGCCGCGGCACGCAGGCGTGGGGTGGTGCACTCCGTGGACAAGGCGAACGTGCTGGAGACCTCCCGGCTCTGGCGGGAGACGGTCTCCCGGGTGGCCCGGGAGTTTCCCGGGGTGAAGCTGCACCATATGCTGGTGGACACCTGCGCGATGGAGCTGGTGCGTCGACCCACCGCCTTCGATGTCGTCCTCACGGAGAACACCTTCGGGGACATCCTCAGCGACGAAGCCGCCGCGGTGGTGGGCTCCATCGGCCTGCTGCCCTCCGCGAGTCTGGGAGACCGTCCTCCCTTCCTGTACGAGCCTGTGCATGGATCCGCGCCGGACATCGCGGGGAAGGGGATGGCCAACCCCGTGGGGGCCATTCTCAGTGCGGCTATGATGCTCCGGTACTCCTTTGGGATGGAGGAGGCAGCCGCGACGGTGGAGCGGGCCACGGAGCTGGCGCTTCAGGAGGGGGTACGGCCCGCGGACCTGGGGGGGACCGCCTCCACGGAGGAGGTGGGACGGGCCATCGCGGCACGCGTCGTCCGGAACTCGGAGTGA
- the cimA gene encoding citramalate synthase has product MERIEIYDTTLRDGTQSAGVEFSAEDKLRCARALDQLGVDFIEGGWPGSNPRDLEFFRLARGIPWRFAHIVAFGSTRRAGLEAHADPNLRALLEAGTEWVTIFGKSWDLHVHKALRTTLEENLRMISDSVRYLRVQGRRVIYDAEHFFDGFYANPEYALATVRAAAEAGADRIVLCDTNGGRLPHEIGPVVRTVQERLPIPLGIHTHNDAGCAVANTVEAVRAGCVHVQGTINGYGERCGNADLCVVIPNLVLKLGYTCLQPGALTRLVHISHLVAELANLPPDDYQPYVGRNAFAHKGGVHGSAVRADPATYEHVDPEQVGNRRRFVVSDLSGRANIVSKAEELGLRLDPRSPATARLLEQVKWLEYTGYQFEGAEASFELLARRLLGEPVDGFEAGPFLVVVHREDGQARAEATVRVRVGGVEEHTAAEGNGPVHALDRALRKALERFYPEIRQIRLVDYKVRVLNAEAATAARVRVLIQSTDGVEQWGTVGVSENVVEASWIALVDSLNYALWRGRTRIQPVPETSDA; this is encoded by the coding sequence ATGGAGCGGATCGAGATCTACGACACCACCTTGCGGGACGGAACCCAGAGCGCGGGCGTGGAGTTCTCCGCGGAGGACAAGCTGCGCTGCGCCCGGGCCCTGGACCAGCTGGGCGTGGATTTCATCGAGGGGGGGTGGCCCGGGAGCAACCCCCGCGACTTGGAGTTCTTTCGCCTGGCCCGCGGGATCCCGTGGCGGTTCGCACACATCGTGGCCTTCGGGAGCACCCGCCGGGCGGGCCTGGAGGCCCATGCGGATCCCAACCTGCGGGCCCTTCTCGAGGCAGGGACGGAGTGGGTGACCATTTTTGGGAAGAGCTGGGACCTGCACGTCCACAAGGCCCTGCGTACCACCCTGGAGGAGAACCTCCGGATGATCTCGGACTCCGTACGGTACCTGCGGGTCCAGGGCAGGCGGGTGATCTACGATGCGGAGCACTTCTTCGACGGGTTCTACGCGAATCCGGAGTACGCCCTGGCAACGGTGCGGGCTGCCGCGGAGGCCGGAGCAGACCGAATCGTGCTATGCGATACCAACGGGGGGCGGCTTCCGCACGAGATCGGCCCCGTGGTACGCACGGTGCAAGAGCGCCTCCCCATCCCTCTGGGCATCCACACCCACAACGATGCGGGCTGCGCGGTGGCCAACACGGTGGAGGCGGTTCGCGCGGGCTGCGTGCACGTTCAGGGGACGATCAACGGGTACGGGGAGCGGTGCGGAAACGCGGATCTGTGCGTGGTCATCCCGAATCTGGTTCTCAAACTGGGGTATACGTGCCTCCAGCCGGGGGCCCTCACGCGCCTCGTACACATCAGCCACCTGGTGGCGGAGTTAGCCAACCTCCCTCCGGATGACTACCAGCCGTATGTGGGGAGAAACGCCTTTGCCCACAAGGGGGGCGTACACGGGAGTGCGGTGCGGGCGGACCCTGCCACCTACGAGCACGTGGACCCGGAGCAGGTCGGGAACCGTCGCCGGTTTGTAGTCTCCGATCTCTCAGGCCGGGCCAACATCGTGAGCAAGGCGGAGGAGCTAGGGCTCCGGCTGGATCCCCGTAGTCCTGCCACCGCCCGTCTCCTGGAGCAGGTGAAGTGGCTGGAGTACACCGGGTACCAGTTCGAGGGCGCAGAAGCTTCCTTCGAACTGCTGGCTCGTCGGCTTTTGGGGGAGCCGGTGGATGGCTTTGAGGCGGGCCCCTTCCTGGTGGTAGTGCACCGGGAGGACGGGCAGGCCCGGGCGGAGGCCACGGTGCGGGTGCGGGTTGGGGGTGTAGAGGAGCACACCGCCGCGGAAGGAAACGGTCCCGTGCATGCCCTGGACCGGGCTCTGCGGAAGGCCTTGGAGCGGTTCTACCCGGAGATCCGGCAGATCCGGCTGGTGGACTACAAGGTACGGGTGCTGAACGCGGAGGCGGCGACCGCCGCCCGGGTGCGGGTTCTCATCCAGTCCACGGACGGCGTGGAGCAGTGGGGGACGGTGGGGGTTTCGGAGAACGTGGTGGAGGCCAGCTGGATCGCCCTGGTGGACAGTCTGAACTACGCCCTCTGGAGGGGTCGCACCCGGATTCAGCCCGTCCCAGAAACCTCTGATGCGTGA
- a CDS encoding 3-isopropylmalate dehydratase small subunit, with product MEFQGRAHRLGDHIDTDLIIAGRYLVTTDSQKLAEHLFEDLDPGLRSRIRPGDILVAGENFGQGSSREHAPLAILGAGVRVVVAASFARIFYRNAFNNGLVLLECPEAARSVQDGDELRIVLETGEIHNLTRNEVYRARPIPPFMRQLVEAGGLIPYVQQRLGILR from the coding sequence ATGGAGTTTCAAGGCCGGGCGCACCGACTGGGCGATCACATCGATACGGATCTCATCATCGCGGGGCGATATCTGGTGACCACAGACTCTCAGAAGCTCGCGGAGCACCTGTTCGAGGACCTGGATCCAGGTCTTCGATCCCGGATCCGACCGGGCGACATCCTGGTGGCGGGGGAGAACTTTGGGCAGGGGAGTTCCCGGGAACACGCGCCCCTGGCCATCCTGGGAGCAGGGGTGCGGGTGGTGGTGGCCGCCAGCTTCGCCCGCATCTTCTACCGCAACGCGTTCAACAACGGCTTGGTGCTCCTGGAGTGCCCTGAGGCGGCCCGGTCCGTCCAGGATGGAGACGAGCTGCGGATCGTACTGGAAACAGGGGAGATCCACAACCTCACCCGGAACGAGGTGTATCGGGCACGCCCCATTCCTCCCTTTATGCGGCAGCTGGTGGAAGCGGGGGGCCTGATCCCGTACGTCCAACAGCGTTTGGGGATCCTCCGGTAG